In Nicotiana tabacum cultivar K326 chromosome 11, ASM71507v2, whole genome shotgun sequence, a single window of DNA contains:
- the LOC107817933 gene encoding peptide methionine sulfoxide reductase, which produces MSSWLNKLGFGFRTDQSPAMDSSAIPQGPDDDIPAPARQFAQFGAGCFWGVELAYQRVAGVTKTEVGYSQGYVHNPRYEDVCSGTTNHSEVVRVQYDPKECSYDSLLDVFWSRHDPTTPNRQGNDVGTQYRSGIYFYTPEQEKAALESRDRQQKLLNRNIVTEILPAKKFYRAEGYHQQYLAKGGRFGSKQSAEKDCNDPIRCYG; this is translated from the exons ATGAGCAGTTGGCTCAACAAACTGGGTTTCGGTTTTCGAACTGATCAATCCCCCGCTATGGACTCATCTGCAATTCCTCAAGGACCCGACGATGACATACCCGCCCCGGCTCGACAGTTTGCTCAATTCGGAGCGGGTTGTTTCTGGGGAGTAGAATTGGCGTATCAGAGAGTGGCGGGTGTTACAAAGACTGAAGTGGGATACTCGCAGGGTTATGTACATAACCCGAGATATGAAGATGTGTGTAGCGGTACTACTAATCATTCAGAGGTGGTTAGGGTTCAGTATGATCCTAAGGAATGTAGCTATGATTCCCTGCTTGATGTTTTCTGGTCTCGTCATGACCCCACCACCCCCAATCGACAG GGGAATGATGTGGGCACTCAGTACAGGTCTGGAATTTACTTCTACACACCCGAGCAAGAGAAGGCAGCTTTAGAATCCCGGGACAGACAGCAGAAGCTTCTGAACAGGAATATTGTTACTGAGATTTTGCCGGCTAAGAAATTTTACAGAGCTGAGGGGTATCATCAGCAGTACCTTGCAAAAGGGGGTCGCTTTGGTTCAAAGCAGTCTGCTGAGAAAGACTGCAATGATCCCATTCGATGCTACGGTTAA